A genomic stretch from Candidatus Deferrimicrobiaceae bacterium includes:
- the rph gene encoding ribonuclease PH, producing MRTNRRKAGDLRPIRVTPGVQKHAEGSVLFELGETKVICAASVEERVPPFLRGSGKGWVTAEYAMLPRATDTRSPREGRTGRVQGRTQEIQRLIGRSLRAVVDLASLGERTITVDCDVLQADGGTRTASINGAWIALWQACSRLAGSGSIPGNPVREPVVAISVGMCGGRVLVDLDYAEDSAAEVDMNIVMTGSGSLIEVQGTAEGKPFTREQLDGMLEAAVRAGKRILALQKEWMREKR from the coding sequence ATGCGCACAAACAGGAGGAAGGCGGGAGATCTCCGGCCGATTCGCGTGACGCCGGGGGTGCAGAAGCACGCCGAGGGGTCGGTGCTGTTCGAACTGGGCGAGACGAAGGTGATCTGCGCGGCTTCCGTCGAGGAACGCGTCCCGCCCTTCCTCCGGGGGTCGGGGAAAGGCTGGGTGACCGCCGAATATGCGATGCTGCCGCGTGCCACGGACACCCGCAGCCCGCGCGAGGGACGCACGGGGAGGGTCCAGGGCCGCACGCAGGAGATCCAGCGGCTGATCGGCAGGTCGCTTCGGGCTGTGGTCGACCTTGCCTCCCTGGGCGAGAGGACGATCACCGTCGACTGCGATGTCCTCCAGGCGGACGGCGGGACCCGCACCGCCTCGATCAACGGGGCATGGATCGCCCTGTGGCAGGCCTGTTCCCGGCTGGCCGGAAGCGGGTCGATCCCGGGAAATCCGGTCCGGGAACCGGTGGTGGCGATTAGCGTGGGGATGTGCGGCGGACGTGTCCTGGTGGACCTCGATTACGCGGAGGACTCGGCTGCGGAGGTCGACATGAACATCGTCATGACGGGAAGCGGGAGCCTGATCGAGGTGCAGGGGACGGCGGAGGGGAAGCCGTTCACGCGGGAGCAGCTGGACGGGATGCTCGAGGCGGCGGTGCGCGCCGGGAAACGGATCCTTGCGCTCCAGAAAGAGTGGATGAGGGAAA